The Prunus dulcis chromosome 5, ALMONDv2, whole genome shotgun sequence genomic sequence ttgcctataaataggcattctatttgcttgtaatgtaagatgaaatgagagaagatgaagataagaaagaaagagggtgagtgtgtgaagagaaagagagcaaagagaaattctcctagagagaaaattaggtgagcatacatattgtaaacactagaGTTGTAACCACATTATGTTATGAATGAAAAGGTTACtgttgctgctctccgaggatgtaggcatagccgaacctcgttaaatgctgtgtctcatctactttacgtgcagttCAATATTCGCTCATATCCccgttcattttataacaaaataaaaaaaggtatgGGCAAAAGAATAAGATTAAGCCAATTTATTACCTTTTGAGAGACGGGAGGGGGTTGGTTGACCGAGTGAATCCGGACCCAGCCATCAGCCCAGTGTATACTAATAATCAGAGTCAGTCATTACAATTTCACTGCAATTCACCCTTACAGCGCtcgaaagagaagaagaagaagaaagccgATGGGAGGAGGGTCGATGGTGGTGAGGTTGGTTTTGATATTTACAATTTTGTCGGTGGCTTCTTCCATCGATGACAAATGCGCTGCGTGCAATGCGGTCGCGGTAAAGTCTCGTTTCTTTTCGctgtcatcttcttcttgtttcccATTTCTGCAATTTGAACATTGAAATTCCGGGTcttgtaaaaaaaagaaaaaaaaagaaactctTTTCATGGAATGAAATTTAATTCCGGTGTCAAATGGAACTTTGCAGGAGGAGCTCGAGTTGGGACTTTCCAACGTAAGATTTTTAATTCATAtgcttttcaattttgcaaAGTCTATACATTGCAGTAGTTTCTGATTCAAATTCGTAAGATTTAATTttccaggaaaaacccagaaaccattTGGATATGAGACACCGATTGGACTCAACTGGTCAACGGAGAGGGAAGGTAATCGATTACAGGTACTACCTGGATTGCCTCCTCCTCTCAGTTTGAATGCTCACAGTTTTACACAATAGGATCTTTATGATTTTACgacccaaaacaaaagcacactttcattttcacttttaatTCGGTTTCAAGTTTTACGTATGCTTCTTAACATTGGGTATCTAGCTTCACGAAAGGGGTGATCTTTTGCTAGACTAAAATGCCTTTGTTAGATTATATATGTGCATAATGCTTAGTTATTTTACAATGGTAGGCGAGTGAACCTACCCGCGATAAGAGAGGGCTACCACCACGGGTTTTGAAATTGTGGTGGAATATTATGATCCAAATATctcatgttgagaaaaataagaatcCTAGTCTAGTATGGTAGATGAGTTGAAAACTGTGTATTCTCAATACAAATCAGTAATCCAGACCGAGTGTTAGCATATAAGTCACCACTACTCCATATATGATCACTTGTTGTATAAGTTGTTTTTAGTTCACTTTCTTTTACAAGTGGTTGGTGACTTCTTCTTCGAATGTGTACCCAATAGAGTCAGTGAGCTCAGAGTTGTTGAACTCCTCGATGGAATTTGCGAAAAGATGCAGGATTATACTCTTCACAAGGTTAATGTATTTaagattgatttctttctATCAAATTATGTAGTTAGTTTGCTGAAAATTATCTCATTCTGGTTTTCTTTTGCAGATAGATTCAAACAGAAAAGAGTGGATCAAAGTGGATAACTGGGATAACCTCACAATAAGTACGTATTTCTACACAAAATATTCTATAGGTggtgtttttctttaaaccgaGGTTGACATTTTGCATTAAACAAGTGATTTCTCTGACTTACTTGTCTAGCCATCTAGCCACTAAGCAACGGGCTAATGtgctgtttttcttttataatcaAAGAGAACATAATTATTAGTGTAAGAGTTTGCCTAGAGAGTTCCTAGAATAACAGAAAAtgcagaaaattttgaaagacAAATTACATTCATTCTTGTCAGTTGTTTATCTAGACCATACATCAATTAAGGGAGTTCTTATTCATTCTAAGAGCAATCATTTCATGTTTTGAGCTGTATatgccttttgttttgtgtgtctATGTGTACGTTTTTAGGTAAACAAGAAGCTAAAGCATATTCAAAGGATTTATCGACCTATTGTGGAAGGTAACATGCCGACTTTGTTttcctactttctttttactagagtttcaattttttaaactttaaagTGATTGTCCTTCTCATATGAAAAATGAggagtttcaatttttaagcCTCCCATGATTCAGCAGCCTAACTCGTATATTTATTTGGGACAGATTACTTGAGGAAACAGAAGATGAGGTGACTTAATACTCTTATACTTTTTGCTatcaataaaacaaataatcaaTGGTTGCATTGAGCATTAATACTTTTGTATCCTGATTTTGCAATTGTTCTTGCAGTTGGCAGAATTGATAAAGAAAGGATCTGTAAGAGGAGGAGATGTAAGCAAGGTCTTATGTCAAGATCTGAGTGCACACTGTAGCAGGACAAGGTAAGGTTAATTCATCATAACATATAAATATCAATGAAAGTAAGTACATATTTTTACTGCTTCCCTCCCTGGCCCCCAATCATGCAAAGACCAATCATGCCATGGTATCAAGGATACTTGATCGATACACaacagtttttatttttaaatttatttttaacactGGACCCTTTAGTTGAAAGGTTTTCATTACAGCAACTCAACCAGTTTCTAGAAATATGATTAATCCTGAGTCCTGACGTTGCGAATCAATCCACCAATTAGAACTTAGAGCATTACTTCTCCAGTCCAGAGCTATTTTGGGTTATGCTTTCCAGCAGGGTTCCCCTTTGTATAATACCCCGGAATTATTTTGTGTCTGCCTGCAGTGCATCGCATCAGGGAAATGGATATGGTAATGGATCCAACGGAGAGCTCTGAGTTACCCACATTCACATACTTCGCCAGCAAGAAGAGATAGCACAAGCCAATTGACTTTTATTCAGAGTTTGGTCTGTTTAAGTTGTTATCAAGTGTTATGCCCAAGTGACTTGCTTATTCGGATGCCAGCAAATTTGGCTTCTAAACTTTTGCGATGATGTACCAATTTGTTGTTAACTTATACAAGACTGATACAAGTTAAAGACACAGAGCTAATGCATCTTTCATAGAACTCAAATGGAGttggttaattttttctttatttatgcATCACTCGTGTTCCTCATAGAGCCAACATTGGCATTTATGGCCCAAAAATTGATGGTCTCCATTTCCAATCACCAAAGACCCCCCTAAAAAGCCCCTCCCCCACccctaagagcatctccaacgCAGGCCCTTTTGCCATGGTAAGAGACCCATTTGCTCGGTTTCGGCCCTCCAGCGCAGAAGAAGCAGCTTGGGCAAGCCTTGGGTCCCACTAGCCGGGCAAGCCCAAGGGCAGATCTTGCCTAGGCTTCAGCCCGAGGGAGCTAACGTTAGCGAGcaaaattcgaatttttttaccgttgatGCATGAGTTTCACGctccaacagtaaaaaaatttgacttccACTTGATGACGTCagctgtaataacccaaaccaaaatatttaaaaattaggatttctttattctaccCAAAAGACGAGTTTGCCCtagcatattttaatagggaaaaagttgactttttgatcgagaaagaatttggcgaTTCCGcttacaccgttgcgtagagcacggcgaaacgagtccgtagacgcggagtagacccgaattggagttgtaacgaagaaaatacgatcaaaataccgcgaatggcaaaatggtaatttggacaaaagtcagattttatccattttcttccttctcgCTCCTCTCCCTCCCTTCCTTCTCgccccggccaccacaggcctaGCCGATCTCCGACACCGGTGCCAAACTGACTGCCACTCACCCGCCGTCGTTCCCCGTGCCGTCGCCGCCCTTGTCGTGGCCAGAGCTCgccggaatctgccatttTCCGCCGTTTTCCAGTTCAAACTTTGAGCtcttcgttctccctcaattctccaccaaatcgatcgagtaaggtatggtttctcagctatttttcgtgttctaactgatggatgtatgggttttgatcgatttcacctctagatcactcgattttcaacttgaaaatcggccgaaacTTCAGCTActgtgatcggccattttcggccactttttggggtatgtccaagaacaaaattgactccaaatggggtgttttacctaggataggagtttggagtcttggttccgagattttccgacaacccgaaatcgctttggacacccaatctgcccgcgcgtgtggcggcgcgtgggtgagggtggtgaagtgatTCTGTGTAGTTTACGATCCTCGTgctgtcacgagcgcgtaggatttggcggatctcaattcggagtccgtttgagccccgaacggattttccatatcgcgcgatccttgggtgcagtgtcctCGAATCGTTGGATagcactcaattttggatatgtcgtccTACATGATTTctggatcgtgtaggattcgacggattgcgaatcggagtcccggatactctgaaatcgcgaaccctgggtctaggttttggattttaagcgataacgcaattttggctaatccgaccgtccgtttcggaccaaatcgGCCGGTCtgacagtttatcgcttagtaaaacTTCGGGTCTTTTACGACCGTTTTAACTGTCTGAAAAGCTAAAGTGGACATAGGAGTaactttaaaatgagtgcacgcatttctaagagccgggggcagggtgtttaatttaattctttttattgagcagtttattagtttattatttacggttaatcaggcaccagaggtccgatTGACCCAcatgagggaccttcaaagggtccagctagttcggaccatcagtgagtggacattTCTTTCCTAaatgatttttaattaaattacatatttgatcttgaataagtgttattacATATTTTCGGAGCATGGTTTGCATTgcgaaatatctttatttttataatatttggTTGAGTAGCATACTTGAAATTTTTGATACAAAGATAGTAATTTAGCTCAGacttatcagatttcagagagctatcagatttttctaattagaccaccatgtacccacctttttatttggtgattacccttagacggaccgatgtctacggacatccagtctgtttacagttctgtcagtgcacttgactttgcctcacgagtttcggggacgctcggaccgtgagtgccaggatttgcggctcggcagacttggtgtcccgagacctatcggaatttgcggctcggctgactctgtgtccccgagaactgccaggattgcggatcaggcttgGTGTCATCGGGACCTGTcggcggatcaggctaacCATAGTCCCATGATTCCGCTAGTTTGCGGCTCGGTTAGactttgtgtcgccgagactTGCCAGGGAATTTGACGgattttacaggggtacaattaggtggtagttttaaaggatttttaaGCTCTTTAATACATTTACTGTTTTCActcattttatatcagttttttTGATACTCATGCAGGTGTTATATCCATATATCTTTGTTAAGTTATACGagcatttatataaatatatttatttatgtttatttgaatatctcGAGTTGAATTATAATCGAACCATAGATTTTCTATCCctaattatttcaaaacgggggttattaggTTTTAAATTGCttttaagaacattatttttgtccactcacaactttaacctgtttttcgcccccaggctgtagaagtaCGAAGGAAACCACTCGGGCCATCTTCCCAGCTTCcgcaacaccaccaccaccaccaccacaagatgtaggattttgttgtaaattcTTGAAAGTTTTGTAAATGCTTAGAacttgctctgatatctagttgaactGAGAAACCGAGTTAGAAAGTgtttatttgagatattctggcagttggtgtggtacttgtgcttgtttgacaggtAGAAGACTTTGGGTTTGGCCAAAAtgcaggggagactctgccgaattttcggcagaagtctaagggaaattttaaaaaaattttgaaacgagaagggtaaaaaggtcatttgtgtcTGACATtggccaggtgtcggacacgcacagggcttggcttgaattccaaagcagaatttggatcgggtcctgtcatcaGCGCTAACGTCATCTCTAACAAAATCCAACAAGAAAACGCCATGTGTCGCAAACCAGACGCTCCGAtcgtttttttatttattctagaAATCCAACGgcccttctttttttggctaaaaaaaattcgaaaaaattatgaatttttttttttaaaaaaaaaagaccaaaaaattatggattttttccctataaatacttaacaattttattcactttccacaccaaaccttcatacaatttcttctcattccaatattttttactctccaatcacatttttctactatttttcatttgtatCAAAAAACAAGTGTCATCTTCTGTCGAAGCCGGAGGCGCGTGGACAACTTAGGAAGCACTACAAGGAAAATCCCTTTTAGCGACGAAACAAGATGGTCGCTATAACACCAAATTTTGTCGCCAAAGATAAATAGCGACGAATATTTTTGGTCGCCAAGGTTGTCGTTCAAAGCTCGTGGCTAAAAGTACCGTGCGACGAAAGAAAATTTCGTGGCTGAAATATTTTAGCGACCAAATTTGTCGTCGCTATACAGCTCCCGGTTGGTCGCCTATAGAGAAGGAGTTGCcaccaaaataccaaaaattccCGCGAACATGGAATTATTTGGCGACGAAATAAATGTTTGGTCGCCTAAACATTTCAGCAACGAATTTTTGGTCATGAAAGATGTACTTTATTTGTCGCATATGTTAGTTGGTTTGGTTATTTTCAGAATGGGCGACGAAATAGATTAGTCACCAAAACTATAGATATTGGTATTGTCAATTGAGAGATGAAAACTAATTCGTCGTAAAAAagtgtattatttttttaaaaaaataattatttatatttttagctTTGTAACAGAATATTATTTACTCCACAAAGTTTTTGAAAAACAGTAAATAGATGAAATTAATAGAAATAGCATAATTACTATTCAAAAGATACTAGCTGTTTAAGCACATGTCAATGTATGCTAGGTACAAAAACCAACAAGTGGCTAGATACAAAAGCCCCTAGAACCCCCAAGGTAGGCTAGATACAAAAACCATCAAGTATGTAGATGTACACACAACTTAATGACTATTTCCAATATCATCAAGATCCTCATAAACATTACGTGAACCACCATTATTACCTTGATCATCATCACAAGGAGAATCACCAACATGCTGGAACAGAACACCTAAATGTGAGGGTAAAGGACCATCATGGGTTCGCATCCACTCAATGACATCCAAAAGTTTACCCACTATGCCCTGAAGCTCACTTACTGTGCCTTTCAACTCACCAACTGTGCCTTCAAGTTCCTCAACCTTTTGCTCTGTAGCAAAAGAGGAGGCAACTCCACCACTATGCGAACTCTCCATTCGAAGACTAGAACACAAGCCTCGAATCCTCTTGCCCTTTGCAACCCCAAGTTCTACAATCATGATCTCTAATTGTTGTGGGATAGGGAGTGTGACTTGATCTAGTGGAGTTCCTGAACTCTCTGCCACTTGTTGCTTGGCCTTCTCATACTCttcattcatcttcttctacaaaaagaagcaaaataaagataagtaaatatatataaatgcataaAAAGAATGAAGTAAATGGTACGCCAGTACGACCAATTTTGTTCATAAACTAGCAATGCCAATTATCCTAATCAAACAGtcacaaaggaaaaaaaaaaaaaaaacttgaagcAAATAATGAAAGGAAAAGGCACATAAAAATGGAATAGATCTCTTTGGATATGCAAATTGCAGAAAGTTTGAAAATACTCACAGATCTTATAAAGATCTTTTTCTGCATCTCCTGAAAAGCAACAACAATACAAACAAGAAACTTCCAAAAACAGGGATTATAAATATTTGCCGAGCAACATGGCCCCCTTATAATTGGGcctaaattttaacttctAAGAGCACAACGGGTTATTAGAACTGAATTTATTTAATAGGTGTTTGGAAATTGGGCCttcaaagaggaagagaattACAACTGCAGCAGCTCTGTTTCAAAACAATCTTAGCATGCACTTTTGGTCATCAATATATAAGATCAtggaaaatttagaaaactcagacacatattttcattgtgtttctaattaattagttCTATTTGCAATGGATAAAGCCTTTATATGATGCTAAAACCAAAGTACACAATTAGCATCTAAAATAATGGGTCATCAAAAACTTGCATGACCAGTCAGTTGATTTTTTGGATTGCAGATTATGCAAGTCAATAGTTAATTGTCAGTAGGTTTATGTATTCCTTACCCCTTTAATTTCAGCAGCCTCATTGATCCACATGCTCTTACCCTTAAGAATATGCATGTTGTTCCAATTGCTAATGTATGTAGGATTTTCACCCTTCTACATTTtcccaacaaaaagaaaatgagaaatacTTGAAATTATTgcaatataataaataaagaaagatttaaagtgaccagaaattaTAAACCTCTCTAGCAGCTTCCATATGTTTTAGGAAAGGACGTGACCCCCTGTATGATcaaactctttcttttttctgttctaGGCATTGGTCTTGCAGCGTTTCTGTTTTGATTAAATACATGAattgttatttctttttttctatttgataCTTAGAATAAGTTCCcaaccaaaaaatgaaaattgcagCTGTTATGATACATTAGATACCTGATATTGCTCATTTGTGTGCAACGTATCGACCAAATAATGCCACTCTTCTAGAGTCCTTCGAGTACCAAAGATCTTTTCAGGGGTAGGTGTTTCTCGTGCAAGATCAGGGGCAGAAGCATATTGCTTATAGTGTCTGTGGAGCTTTGCTTTCCATTCTTTATAAGTTGAGTGCATATGGTCAGTAATAAATTTCCATATATCCGGATATGTTAAGTCCACATCAAACATaaactaatatcaattaaccataaacaaaacaagtatTAGTTATAATTTTCAATGCAAATAGAAACATTGAAGGACAAATTTTTCAGTTCCCACTAGAATACAatgaagaattgaaataaaaagagggctaaatgaacaaaattaaattataatcaaaGAAGAATATAAGATTACCTGCAATCCCAATGCCATATATTTCTTCGTCTCGAAGCTCACTTTTTTCATACCTAAAACATTCAATGGAGATTTATTGCAAGTGATTAACCCAATCTCGGAGACGAACAGTTTCTAAGCTTCAATAGTCGCCATCAATTTCTGGGATGGATCCATCCGTATTGGAATCAaactcttcctctttttcacaACATCACAAGTGCCAGCCCCACAGTTCGGCCACGAGTGTTCTTCATCTATGAAGAAGTTTGAGTATGCATTCCCTCATCTAGAcgacaaaaattcaaaaaatcagTAACTAGAGTGCACAAAATAAAGGTATAAAAATTAAGGGCACAAAATATGGTATCAGTTACCCTATTGGCGGGAACCCCCTCCTGAGGCTGATGAAGTACCTTCTTGTGGCTGAGTTGATTGTTGTTGTGGCAGCCGACATGGTTGCTCAAGTGGCTGTGGTGGTAGTAGAGttaaagttttcttcttcttattgttATTGTTGCTTAAGGTAGCAGCCCTCGTAAGTGTCATTCTACACTTACAAACACATAAACAAAGAGAGAATACAACAATATACTACTAGATCATtccttgaaaaaataaaaataaatgattgaaCATCATACTTCAACTGTAATGACATCGATTCTCATCACAAACGTGCTTTAGATAAATGAATTATTCATCAAAAAATGATTAAACATCATGCTTTATCAATAGGGAAGGAAAATAACACGCAC encodes the following:
- the LOC117627708 gene encoding protein seele-like encodes the protein MGGGSMVVRLVLIFTILSVASSIDDKCAACNAVAEELELGLSNEKPRNHLDMRHRLDSTGQRRGKVIDYRVSELRVVELLDGICEKMQDYTLHKIDSNRKEWIKVDNWDNLTISKQEAKAYSKDLSTYCGRLLEETEDELAELIKKGSVRGGDVSKVLCQDLSAHCSRTSASHQGNGYGNGSNGEL